The Carnobacterium mobile DSM 4848 genome includes a window with the following:
- the pstB gene encoding phosphate ABC transporter ATP-binding protein PstB, with protein sequence MNKENHIIESKDVHLYYGKKEALKGISLDFSPHEITALIGPSGCGKSTYLRTLNRMNDLIPDVTITGNVTFEQKDIYSPKMDTVELRKKIGMVFQQPNPFPFSVFENVAYGLRIAGMKDKKKIEEIVEMSLKKAAVWDDVKDKLHKSALALSGGQQQRVCIARVLAVEPAIILLDEPTSALDPVSSGKIERMLLDLKDDYTMIIVTHNMQQASRISDNTAFFLNGHLIEHGETRQIFTNPRKKETEDYISGRFG encoded by the coding sequence GTGAATAAAGAAAATCATATTATTGAATCTAAAGACGTTCATTTGTATTATGGAAAAAAAGAAGCCTTAAAAGGTATTTCATTAGACTTTTCACCGCATGAAATCACGGCTTTGATTGGTCCCAGCGGATGCGGAAAGTCTACCTATTTAAGAACATTGAATCGCATGAATGATTTAATTCCAGATGTTACTATCACAGGTAATGTAACGTTTGAACAAAAAGATATTTACAGTCCTAAAATGGATACAGTGGAATTAAGAAAAAAAATCGGGATGGTTTTTCAACAACCGAACCCTTTTCCATTTTCAGTTTTTGAAAATGTGGCTTACGGTTTACGGATCGCTGGTATGAAAGATAAAAAGAAAATAGAAGAAATTGTAGAAATGAGTTTGAAGAAGGCAGCTGTCTGGGATGATGTGAAAGACAAATTACACAAAAGTGCCTTAGCGCTTTCTGGCGGACAACAACAACGGGTCTGTATTGCCAGAGTTTTAGCTGTCGAACCAGCGATCATTTTACTGGATGAACCGACTAGTGCGTTAGATCCAGTTTCTAGTGGGAAAATTGAACGGATGTTGTTGGACTTGAAAGACGATTATACAATGATTATCGTTACACACAATATGCAGCAAGCTTCCCGGATTTCTGATAATACTGCTTTTTTCTTAAATGGCCACTTAATTGAACACGGCGAAACTCGCCAAATCTTTACCAATCCTCGTAAAAAAGAAACGGAAGATTATATTTCTGGACGTTTTGGGTAA
- the phoU gene encoding phosphate signaling complex protein PhoU: MRRVFEEELNDLHIRFFQMGKGVNEAVYKSVKAFVNHDKELAKEVIIGDRVINKYEVDLENRCFELIALQQPVTTDLRKIVTIMKASADLERMGDHAVSIAKSTIRVKGNKRDYEIEAQIAEMSEKVKVMVQDVLDAYVVSDADKAEKVALSDVAVDDDFRKIYQACIKQMKADPEIVLGASDYMLVAGFIERIGDYVTNICEWIIYLDTGKMTELNTNNKNDRLFKGQ; the protein is encoded by the coding sequence ATGAGACGTGTATTCGAAGAAGAATTGAATGATCTACACATTCGCTTTTTTCAAATGGGAAAAGGAGTGAATGAAGCAGTCTATAAATCAGTTAAAGCTTTTGTGAATCATGATAAAGAATTGGCTAAAGAAGTTATCATAGGAGACAGGGTCATCAATAAGTACGAAGTAGACTTAGAAAATAGATGTTTTGAATTGATTGCTTTGCAACAACCTGTGACAACTGACTTGCGTAAAATAGTGACGATTATGAAAGCAAGCGCTGATTTAGAAAGAATGGGAGATCACGCAGTTAGTATTGCTAAGTCGACCATCCGAGTAAAAGGAAACAAGCGCGACTATGAGATCGAAGCTCAAATTGCTGAGATGTCGGAAAAAGTCAAAGTAATGGTTCAAGATGTCCTGGATGCATATGTAGTTTCAGATGCAGACAAAGCTGAAAAAGTAGCTTTAAGCGATGTAGCAGTTGATGATGATTTTAGAAAAATCTATCAAGCCTGCATTAAACAGATGAAAGCCGATCCGGAAATTGTTTTAGGTGCTTCCGACTATATGTTGGTAGCTGGATTTATTGAACGTATTGGCGATTATGTGACCAACATTTGTGAATGGATCATTTACTTAGATACAGGGAAAATGACTGAATTAAATACGAACAATAAAAATGACCGCCTGTTCAAAGGCCAGTAA
- a CDS encoding ArsR/SmtB family transcription factor yields MDQQEPLLLDDKTIQEVSKLFKIISDPTRIAILYLLENQELNVGTIATVMKMEQSAVSHQLKVLKTARLVKSRRKGKSMLYSQMDQHVYGILDQGIIHINEG; encoded by the coding sequence ATGGACCAACAGGAACCTTTATTACTAGATGACAAAACTATTCAAGAAGTCAGTAAACTTTTTAAAATCATTAGCGATCCCACACGAATAGCGATTTTATACTTATTAGAAAACCAAGAATTAAACGTAGGAACCATCGCAACCGTTATGAAGATGGAACAGTCGGCTGTTTCTCATCAATTAAAAGTATTGAAAACAGCTCGCTTAGTAAAATCCCGCAGAAAAGGCAAAAGTATGCTCTACAGCCAGATGGACCAACATGTGTATGGAATCTTAGACCAAGGAATCATCCATATCAATGAAGGTTAA
- a CDS encoding HD domain-containing protein, translated as MGMHQYIKSLSDLESIFRCPGKFKYEEHSVAAHSFKVTNIAQFLGTVEEQSGKTVDWRSLYEKALNHDYSELFIGDIKTPVKYATPQLREMLADVEESMTENFIKNEIPAEFQEAYSKRLKEGKDATLEGEILSVADKVDLLYESFGEIQKGNPESVFTEIYEESLKTILQFDHLNSVQYFLNEILPELLSGNFTNQAQLQEISQRILAE; from the coding sequence ATGGGAATGCATCAATACATTAAAAGTTTAAGCGATTTAGAAAGTATTTTTCGCTGCCCAGGAAAGTTTAAGTATGAAGAACACTCAGTTGCTGCTCATTCATTTAAAGTGACTAATATTGCTCAGTTTTTAGGAACAGTAGAGGAGCAAAGCGGAAAAACAGTTGATTGGCGTTCACTTTATGAAAAAGCTCTTAATCATGACTATTCAGAGTTGTTTATCGGTGATATCAAAACACCGGTCAAATACGCAACGCCACAATTAAGAGAGATGCTGGCAGATGTTGAAGAATCAATGACGGAGAATTTTATTAAAAATGAAATTCCAGCTGAATTTCAAGAAGCGTATTCAAAGCGTCTCAAAGAAGGAAAAGATGCAACACTTGAAGGAGAAATTTTATCTGTAGCTGATAAAGTAGATTTATTATATGAGTCTTTTGGAGAAATTCAAAAAGGCAATCCTGAAAGTGTCTTTACTGAAATCTATGAAGAATCTTTGAAGACCATTCTGCAATTTGATCATTTAAACAGTGTTCAATATTTTTTAAATGAAATCTTACCGGAATTATTAAGCGGCAACTTTACAAACCAGGCACAATTACAAGAAATATCGCAACGCATTTTAGCAGAATAA